One window from the genome of Elaeis guineensis isolate ETL-2024a chromosome 5, EG11, whole genome shotgun sequence encodes:
- the LOC105045522 gene encoding uncharacterized protein isoform X4, producing the protein MEDGAPTHDMLPVGCKPRMSIKPIREPLSKTERNNQKRFQRKLETCNLRNADVNDAVELSVAASEAMVISEMVSSSCQSELLEAKTILEIAVRVKHARNQCCLDIEDGPTSSDEIDETDELCDLDESFMADAFEDVGLSISHFVNSSYNSPGGKKYPDNFCSSEHRILQSSYPWEQNTHVSESLCCDKEERQSKKLKAQEVETPETVAQTCGAIAITSKNLPLKPLSVQQARPSVCLYSDSNTSCLKNQSIAQVQEVQNTDALPAKQMGLEEDQIILKVGKVNIQGDASNRKNIKDLFDGETSFISESMDIIDDHPIEQRMGAEPEIIGSSSTPCTNIPRFACQENASAYGELMRSSGLSSVDPLCSVVPCSISSDDAFIIYDSNQKKNEEDDEKFMSSKADVEEQISNGKPTEPNFLETLSPRRFAQAEECDLPKKHAKDFGMPSCKQVSSLKPYSMVMPILNTSKKMVFHYDSVSSLNMGGKIKDSFHNERNTHHFLPNKDDCSVPLKCTDKNVHVDRPKNSNSFGSKVQDSVDEPFPLLEAQHNAFGILCHEHKKGSSPFVLNKKHRLQACNITLISDGEEGSLRGFSALKMRKCKSKVLMSEVIHKDQTNSTSHVPLQRSLRLCPPNKQVLENKQVHFLEAKHNIDSPKISARLQSSYGLNSSHCRTSKRAKNSTSQHKSGTKRSYNHRTSCDEVDGKEMIFLGLEFLLTGFSSQKRKELEALIRKYGGYVLSNIPACSPDLRGKWKVDPACWKLPIILSPKKVQTTKFLYGCAINTWTLNASWLVDSVQDGSVLSPGKYMTRPAQLPAGEGLRIGEPLCFDDHSLIFDRVGIMLYGKVSFCTKFSKIIKHGGGRVFKSLQRLVQSLKDEKNKLGAILVENGASVSRHLKHCASENNLQTVPASWIVNSLFSGKLLPFKKDRYAPLHKIKMPKFPQDQSADMSQEI; encoded by the exons ATGGAGGATGGAGCCCCAACACATGATATGTTGCCAGTAGGCTGCAAACCAAGGATGTCCATCAAACCCATCAGAGAACCACTCAGCAAAACTGAGCGGAATAATCAGAAGAGATTTCAACGAAAGCTCGAAACTTGCAATCTCAGAAATGCAGACGTAAATGATGCAGTTGAGCTTTCTGTTGCTGCCTCGGAAGCAATGGTCATTTCAGAAATGGTGTCTAGTAGCTGCCAATCTGAACTTTTGGAAGCCAAAACTATTCTGGAAATTGCTGTTCGTGTGAAACACGCGCGGAATCAATGCTGCTTGGACATAGAGGATGGTCCTACCTCAAGTGATGAAATTGATGAGACGGATGAACTTTGTGACTTGGATGAAAGCTTTATGGCAGATGCATTTGAAGATGTTGGTCTGTCAATTTCCCACTTTGTTAATTCTTCTTATAATTCACCTGGTGGAAAGAAATATCCTGACAACTTTTGCAGTTCAGAGCATAGGATTCTACAATCCAGCTATCCATGGGAACAAAATACACATGTCTCTGAGAGTCTTTGTTGTGATAAGGAAGAAAGACAAAGCAAGAAACTCAAGGCTCAAGAAGTGGAGACCCCTGAAACTGTTGCTCAAACATGTGGTGCTATTGCTATTACATCAAAGAATTTGCCATTGAAACCTCTCTCTGTGCAGCAAGCAAGGCCCTCTGTATGTCTATATTCTGATTCCAACACTTCATGTTTGAAAAACCAATCTATAGCTCAAGTACAAGAAGTCCAGAATACAGATGCTTTACCTGCAAAGCAGATGGGTCTGGAAGAAGATCAAATAATTCTTAAG GTCGGCAAAGTTAATATACAGGGGGATGCAAGTAACAGGAAAAACataaaagatttgtttgatggggAGACTAGCTTCATCTCAGAATCCATGGACATCATTGACGATCACCCGATAGAGCAGAGAATGGGAGCCGAACCAGAGATAATTGGATCTTCAAGCACTCCATGTACTAACATACCAAGATTTGCTTGTCAGGAAAATGCAAGTGCTTATGGAGAGCTTATGAGATCTTCTGGCTTATCATCTGTAGATCCTCTTTGTTCTGTTGTACCATGCAGTATTTCTTCAGATGATgcctttattatttatgattccAATCAGAAGAAGAATGAAGAGGATGATGAAAAGTTCATGAGTTCTAAGGCAGATGTTGAGGAGCAAATTTCGAATGGAAAACCAACAGAACCAAATTTTCTGGAGACTTTATCCCCAAGGCGATTCGCTCAGGCAGAAGAATGTGATCTTCCTAAGAAGCATGCTAAAGATTTTGGCATGCCAAGTTGCAAGCAGGTTTCCTCACTCAAACCTTACAGCATGGTAATGCCTATCCTGAACACATCAAAGAAGATGGTTTTCCACTATGATTCAGTTTCATCCCTTAACATGGGTGGAAAGATTAAGGATTCATTTCATAATGAAAGAAACACCCATCATTTTCTGCCTAATAAAGATGATTGTAGTGTTCCTTTGAAGTGCACAGACAAAAATGTGCATGTGGATCGCCCAAAAAATAGCAATAGTTTTGGAAGTAAGGTTCAAGATAGTGTTGATGAACCTTTTCCCCTTCTGGAGGCCCAGCACAATGCCTTTGGGATTCTGTGTCATGAGCACAAGAAGGGATCCTCACCTTTTGTACTGAATAAGAAGCATCGCCTTCAGGCTTGTAATATAACCTTAATTAGTGATGGTGAAGAAGGGAGTCTAAGAGGATTTTCAGCATTAAAGATGAGGAAATGCAAATCCAAAGTATTGATGAGCGAAGTTATACATAAGGATCAAACCAACTCCACATCACATGTACCTTTGCAAAGAAGTTTGCGCTTATGTCCTCCAAATAAACAGGTGCTCGAGAATAAGCAAGTTCATTTTTTGGAAGCTAAACATAATATTGACTCACCCAAGATCAGTGCAAGGCTACAATCTAGTTATGGGCTTAACA GCTCACACTGTCGAACCAGTAAAAGAGCTAAAAACTCCACGTCACAGCACAAGTCTGGAACTAAAAGGAGTTATAATCATCGGACAAGTTGTGATGAGGTAGACGGAAAAGAAATGATCTTTCTTGGTCTGGAATTTTTGCTGACTGGATTTTCAAGTCAGAAGAGAAAGGAACTTGAGGCGCTGATCAGAAAATATGGAGGTTATGTCCTTTCAAATATACCAGCATGTTCACCAGATTTAAGAGGGAAATGGAAGGTAGATCCTGCATGCTGGAAGCTTCCCATCATACTATCTCCGAAGAAG GTACAAACAACTAAGTTCTTATATGGTTGTGCAATTAATACCTGGACACTCAATGCTAGCTGGCTTGTTGATTCAGTTCAAGATGGCTCTGTTTTGTCACCAGGGAA GTACATGACTCGACCAGCTCAACTCCCTGCAGGGGAAGGCTTAAGAATTGGAGAGCCACTTTGCTTTGATGACCATTCCTTAATCTTTGACCGAGTAGGAATCATGCTTTACGGCAAAGTCAGTTTCTGTACCAAATTTTCGAAAATTATAAAG CATGGAGGTGGGCGAGTGTTTAAATCTCTACAGCGACTGGTCCAGAGCCTAAAGGATGAGAAGAATAAGCTGGGGGCTATTCTTGTTGAGAATGGAGCAAGTGTTTCACGTCACCTGAAGCACTGTGCTTCAGAGAACAATCTACAGACAGTG CCAGCCAGCTGGATCGTTAACAGTTTGTTTTCTGGCAAGCTGCTTCCTTTCAAGAAAGACCGTTATGCTCCATTGCACAAAATTAAAATGCCAAAATTTCCTCAAGATCAATCTGCAGATATGAGTCAAGAAATATGA